The Pseudomonas extremaustralis genome contains a region encoding:
- the tssK gene encoding type VI secretion system baseplate subunit TssK, producing MQMHHVIWQEGMLLRPQHLQHSDRYFHRQLNRTRLLACDAWGFLSLDLDLQYLNMGKVVVSQASGVLPDGSLFELSGAMEPLVLQVPANADGQAVYLALPLATDHQVEVRKQEQREVLARYVAWETEIGDSNAGVDTRCQIHCARPDLRLTLGEQPSDPFYVKLQVARVLDSSHDGGVRLDPDFVPTFIYLQGSGYVSSCIKEVLSLLATRGDAIAARIQGTDASAGGVQVGELLMLQLINRVQALLHHCLSQPQVRPHELYRELLSMLAELSTFNPDNRRVQLDGHYRHGDQGASFRALMQGIRSVLSWVLEQHAIELPLQPRQYGVLVSPVNDLNLLGTATFVLAATAQCDAEELRHRLPAHLKIGPVERIRELVNLHLAGIKVQPLPVAPRQIPFHAGKTYFMLDLSARDIAQLEQSGGFAFHASGEFTELELNFWAIRN from the coding sequence ATGCAGATGCATCACGTTATCTGGCAGGAAGGCATGCTGCTGCGGCCTCAACACCTGCAACACAGCGACCGCTACTTCCATCGCCAGCTCAACCGGACGCGGTTGTTGGCGTGCGATGCCTGGGGCTTCCTCAGCCTGGACCTCGATCTGCAATACCTCAACATGGGCAAGGTGGTGGTCAGCCAGGCCAGCGGTGTATTGCCGGATGGCAGCCTGTTCGAGCTGAGTGGCGCGATGGAACCCCTGGTGCTGCAGGTGCCGGCCAACGCCGACGGGCAAGCCGTGTACCTGGCATTGCCGCTGGCCACCGACCATCAGGTCGAAGTGCGCAAGCAGGAGCAACGCGAGGTGCTGGCGCGCTATGTCGCCTGGGAAACGGAGATCGGCGATTCCAACGCCGGCGTCGATACCCGGTGCCAGATCCACTGCGCACGTCCGGACTTGCGCCTGACGCTGGGGGAACAGCCGAGTGATCCGTTCTACGTGAAACTCCAGGTCGCCCGGGTACTGGACTCGAGCCACGACGGCGGCGTACGCCTGGACCCGGATTTCGTGCCGACGTTTATCTATCTCCAGGGCTCGGGGTACGTGTCGTCGTGCATCAAGGAAGTGCTCAGCCTGCTGGCGACCCGTGGCGATGCGATTGCCGCGCGCATCCAGGGGACCGACGCGTCGGCGGGAGGGGTGCAGGTCGGCGAGCTGCTGATGCTGCAACTGATCAACCGTGTGCAAGCACTGTTGCATCACTGCTTGAGCCAGCCCCAGGTACGTCCGCATGAGCTGTACCGCGAGCTGCTGTCGATGCTCGCCGAGTTGTCCACCTTCAACCCCGATAACCGGCGCGTGCAATTGGACGGGCATTACCGGCACGGCGACCAGGGCGCGAGCTTTCGCGCATTGATGCAGGGCATTCGCAGCGTGCTGTCGTGGGTCCTGGAACAGCACGCCATCGAACTGCCCCTGCAACCGCGCCAATACGGGGTGCTGGTCAGCCCGGTGAACGATCTCAACTTACTCGGCACGGCGACCTTTGTCCTGGCCGCCACCGCCCAGTGCGACGCGGAAGAACTGCGTCACCGACTGCCGGCCCATCTGAAGATCGGCCCCGTGGAACGCATCCGTGAGCTGGTCAACCTGCACCTGGCCGGGATCAAGGTCCAGCCCCTGCCGGTGGCGCCGCGCCAGATTCCGTTCCACGCCGGCAAGACCTATTTCATGCTCGACCTCAGTGCCCGTGACATCGCGCAGTTGGAGCAATCGGGCGGGTTTGCCTTCCACGCCAGCGGTGAGTTCACCGAGCTGGAACTCAACTTCTGGGCCATCAGGAACTGA
- the tssG gene encoding type VI secretion system baseplate subunit TssG yields MATPDGPTTLALTALSCVIREYSLFQAVMQVIQRLRVEYPTLDDDALYDRLEFQANPGLGFPGHDIDRLEFFVEHGQVRARLRLNVLGLCGAGSPLPAFYGEQALDDGSSGKATRDFLDLFHHRLQRLMLPIWRKYRYRARFQSGARDAFSEQMFALIGLRGQQIRTTAQVDCKRLLAYLGLLGLRAHSAALIETVLRYYFKHNHVFIEQWVERTVEIAESQRNRLGGANSVLGHDQVLGSRVADRSGKFRVHVQGLGWGRFHGFLPTGADYPLLCSLVRLTARDPLEYDVRLVLAKDEIRPLHLGEHNVCRLGWTSWLGHECADGVVIVASNAR; encoded by the coding sequence ATGGCCACCCCGGATGGGCCAACAACCCTTGCTTTGACGGCACTGTCCTGCGTCATCCGTGAATATTCGCTGTTCCAGGCGGTGATGCAGGTGATCCAGCGTTTGCGCGTCGAGTACCCGACACTGGATGACGACGCGTTGTACGACCGCCTGGAATTCCAGGCCAACCCAGGGCTTGGGTTTCCCGGCCACGACATTGATCGGCTGGAGTTTTTCGTCGAACACGGCCAAGTGCGCGCGCGTCTGCGTCTCAACGTGCTGGGCCTGTGCGGCGCGGGTTCGCCGTTGCCGGCGTTCTACGGTGAGCAGGCCCTGGACGATGGTTCGAGTGGCAAGGCGACCCGGGATTTTCTCGACCTGTTTCACCACCGCCTGCAACGGCTGATGCTGCCGATCTGGCGCAAGTACCGTTATCGCGCACGTTTCCAGAGTGGGGCGCGGGACGCTTTTTCCGAGCAGATGTTTGCGTTGATCGGCTTGCGCGGCCAACAGATACGCACCACCGCGCAAGTGGACTGCAAGCGTTTGTTGGCGTACCTGGGCTTGTTGGGCCTGCGGGCACATTCGGCCGCGCTGATCGAGACGGTGCTGCGTTACTACTTCAAGCACAACCATGTGTTCATCGAGCAATGGGTCGAGCGCACGGTGGAGATCGCTGAGTCGCAGCGCAATCGGCTCGGCGGCGCCAACAGCGTGCTCGGTCACGACCAGGTATTGGGCAGTCGGGTCGCCGATCGCAGCGGCAAGTTCAGGGTGCATGTGCAGGGCCTGGGCTGGGGGCGCTTCCATGGCTTTCTACCGACGGGGGCGGACTATCCGCTGTTGTGTTCCCTGGTGCGCCTGACCGCCCGCGATCCTTTGGAATACGACGTGCGCCTGGTGTTGGCCAAGGACGAGATCAGGCCGCTGCACCTTGGCGAACACAACGTCTGTCGCCTTGGTTGGACCAGTTGGCTGGGGCATGAGTGCGCCGATGGTGTGGTCATCGTCGCCAGCAACGCTCGATAG
- the icmH gene encoding type IVB secretion system protein IcmH/DotU: MTMDSDHPQAAKTVVLDRDGVGPAQGALTDFPSPPRFEQLQERMIRTARVQGLQGFDNASNPLAAAAWELLSQVARLKAGSGRESLHALNERLSSGIAAFEAQARHQGGEAGQVISARYVLCSVIDEAVVTTAWGARSDWSRTSLLGRFHNETFGGEKCFQLLENVSRDPVKHIAMLELMYLCLALGFEGKYRVMERGGAELEVIRDALYRQIRHVRGERLSLAAPPVPDTPPARVRMLSVGWIATGVLACLLAMYSGFAWVLGQERTAALQPFQPVATDSTRTPL, translated from the coding sequence ATGACGATGGACAGTGATCACCCGCAGGCCGCAAAAACCGTGGTGCTTGACCGTGACGGAGTCGGACCGGCGCAGGGCGCGCTGACGGACTTCCCATCGCCGCCGCGCTTCGAGCAACTGCAGGAACGGATGATCCGCACCGCCCGCGTGCAAGGGCTGCAAGGCTTCGATAACGCGTCCAATCCTCTGGCGGCGGCGGCGTGGGAGCTGTTGTCGCAAGTGGCCCGGCTCAAGGCCGGTAGCGGCCGTGAAAGTCTGCATGCGCTCAACGAGCGCTTGTCGTCAGGCATTGCCGCGTTCGAAGCGCAGGCCCGGCATCAGGGGGGCGAAGCCGGTCAGGTGATATCGGCGCGCTATGTGCTGTGCAGCGTGATTGACGAGGCGGTGGTGACCACCGCGTGGGGCGCTCGTAGTGACTGGTCCAGGACCAGCCTGTTGGGGCGTTTTCACAACGAGACCTTCGGTGGCGAAAAATGCTTCCAACTGCTGGAGAACGTCTCCCGCGATCCGGTGAAACACATAGCCATGCTGGAACTGATGTACCTGTGCCTGGCGCTGGGCTTCGAAGGCAAATACCGCGTGATGGAGCGCGGAGGGGCCGAGCTTGAAGTGATACGCGATGCCTTGTACCGACAGATTCGGCATGTGCGCGGCGAGCGCCTCTCCCTGGCTGCGCCGCCAGTGCCGGACACGCCGCCGGCGCGGGTGCGCATGCTCAGCGTCGGCTGGATCGCCACAGGGGTGCTGGCCTGCCTGCTGGCGATGTACTCGGGGTTTGCCTGGGTGCTGGGCCAGGAGCGCACGGCCGCGCTGCAACCTTTTCAACCGGTGGCGACGGACTCGACTCGCACGCCCTTGTAA
- the tssF gene encoding type VI secretion system baseplate subunit TssF — MSFNRYYQSELSALRQLGRQFSERNPALAPFLAGAGQDPDVERLLEGFAFLTGRLRQKLDDELPELTHSLMHLLWPNYMRPMPAFSILQFDPLKHAGPGITVARDTPVESAAVDGQRCRFRTCYDTQVLALHLTALDFSAQGERTTLSLRLEMGGAGQFSRCAFERLRLHLAGDRCIGQGLYLSLLRHLEGVELLPFDRDGQPVRSQQGQALSLRLDAESVQPVGFSEEQGLIPYPTNTFRGYRHLQEYFVFPDKYLFVDVGGLDVLQRLPAEQLKQVCGVVMRFELRQPWREPQQPSLENVRLYCTPIVNLFKHDAAPIRLDGKQDEYLLLPGEYAREHACVFSVDRVTGWHPGGLGYQAYVPFESFEHNGDSDDATAAPSYSIRQRPRTHHAGLDTWLGFANGVQQDLHTLSVELTCTNHNLPRRLPIGAIDRACEQTPQGLSFRNICAPTASFSPPLEQDFLWRLISNLSLNYLSLSDIHALQVILETYDLPRYHDRQAQKISERRLGALRAVSHTAVDRLYRGLPFRGLRIDLTVDPQGFLGQGEVFVFASVLNEFFALYASINAYHELRVTSTQGDVYLWPPRMGQQPLL; from the coding sequence ATGTCCTTCAATCGTTATTACCAAAGCGAACTCAGCGCATTGCGCCAACTCGGGCGGCAGTTCTCCGAGCGCAATCCTGCGCTCGCGCCGTTTCTGGCCGGGGCCGGCCAGGACCCGGATGTGGAGCGGTTGCTCGAAGGCTTTGCCTTTCTCACGGGGCGCTTGCGGCAGAAGCTCGATGATGAACTGCCGGAGCTGACCCACTCCTTGATGCATTTGCTGTGGCCCAACTACATGCGGCCGATGCCTGCGTTCAGCATCTTGCAGTTCGACCCGCTGAAGCACGCCGGCCCTGGCATCACGGTGGCGCGGGATACACCGGTGGAAAGCGCCGCCGTCGACGGCCAGCGCTGCCGCTTTCGAACCTGCTACGACACTCAGGTGCTGGCGCTGCACCTGACGGCGCTGGATTTCAGCGCGCAGGGCGAGCGCACCACGTTGAGCCTGCGCCTGGAGATGGGCGGCGCAGGCCAGTTCAGCCGTTGCGCGTTCGAGCGGTTGCGCTTGCACCTGGCCGGTGATCGCTGCATCGGCCAAGGGTTGTACTTGAGCCTGCTGCGCCACCTCGAGGGTGTCGAGTTGCTGCCGTTCGACCGCGATGGCCAGCCGGTCCGCTCGCAGCAGGGGCAGGCCCTGTCGCTGCGACTGGATGCCGAGTCGGTGCAACCGGTGGGGTTCAGCGAGGAGCAGGGGTTGATTCCTTATCCGACGAACACCTTTCGCGGGTATCGACACCTGCAGGAATACTTCGTCTTTCCCGACAAATACCTGTTCGTCGATGTAGGCGGGCTGGATGTGCTGCAGCGATTGCCCGCTGAGCAGCTCAAGCAGGTATGCGGCGTGGTCATGCGCTTCGAACTGCGCCAACCGTGGCGCGAGCCTCAGCAGCCCAGCCTGGAAAACGTCAGACTGTACTGCACGCCCATCGTCAACCTGTTCAAGCATGACGCGGCACCGATTCGCCTGGACGGCAAGCAGGATGAATACCTGTTGCTGCCGGGTGAATATGCGCGGGAGCACGCCTGTGTGTTCTCGGTGGACCGCGTCACCGGTTGGCATCCCGGCGGCCTCGGTTATCAGGCGTATGTACCGTTCGAGTCCTTCGAGCATAACGGCGACAGCGACGACGCCACGGCGGCCCCCAGCTACAGCATCCGCCAACGTCCGCGTACCCACCACGCCGGGCTCGATACCTGGCTGGGGTTTGCCAACGGCGTCCAGCAAGACCTGCACACGCTGTCGGTCGAGCTGACCTGCACCAACCACAACCTGCCACGGCGGTTGCCGATCGGCGCGATCGACCGAGCGTGCGAGCAGACGCCCCAGGGCTTGTCGTTTCGCAATATCTGCGCGCCGACCGCAAGTTTCTCGCCACCGCTGGAGCAGGATTTTCTCTGGCGACTGATCAGCAATCTGTCGCTCAACTACCTGTCGTTGAGCGACATCCATGCGCTGCAGGTCATCCTCGAAACCTACGACCTGCCGCGCTACCACGACCGCCAGGCGCAGAAGATCAGCGAGCGCCGGCTGGGCGCATTGCGCGCGGTCAGCCATACGGCCGTCGACCGCTTGTACCGCGGCTTGCCGTTTCGGGGCTTGCGGATTGACCTGACGGTCGATCCACAAGGCTTCCTGGGCCAGGGCGAAGTGTTTGTGTTCGCGTCGGTGCTCAACGAGTTCTTCGCGCTCTACGCCAGCATTAATGCCTACCACGAACTGCGAGTCACCAGCACACAAGGAGACGTGTACCTATGGCCACCCCGGATGGGCCAACAACCCTTGCTTTGA